From a single Bacillus gobiensis genomic region:
- the serA gene encoding phosphoglycerate dehydrogenase, which yields MFRVLVSDKMSNDGLKPLLNSELIEIVQKNVSEVEDELHTFHGLLVRSATKVTEDLFQKMTSLKIVARAGVGVDNIDIDEATKHGVIVINAPNGNTISTAEHTFAMFASLMRHIPQANISVKSKEWNRTAFVGAELYGKTLGIVGMGRIGSEIAYRAKAFGMTVHVFDPFLTQDRAEKLGVTSSTFDELLSAADIITVHTPLTKDTKGLLNRETIAKTKKGVRLINCARGGIIDEEALYEALESGQVAGAALDVFEVEPPVDNKLVDHPNVVATPHLGASTKEAQLNVAAQVSEEVLQYAKGQPVHSAINLPAMSKDAFTKIQPYHQLASRIGNLVSQCMREPVKDVAIEYEGSIEDLETSFITKSLLASFISQRVDSTVNEVNVGMIARERGISFSEKFSTADSGYENTISVKVTGDYSTFTLMATHIPHIGGRIVSINGFTIDFYPSGHLIYIHHRDMPGIIGNVGQILGEHGVNIATMQVGRKEKGGEAIMMLSFDRQLEEEIVEKLKSISDIVSVRSIDLPN from the coding sequence ATGTTTCGAGTGCTGGTCTCTGATAAAATGAGCAACGACGGGTTAAAACCCTTATTGAATTCTGAATTAATTGAAATCGTACAGAAAAACGTATCAGAAGTCGAAGATGAATTACATACATTTCATGGGCTTTTGGTAAGAAGTGCAACCAAGGTAACTGAAGATCTCTTTCAAAAGATGACTTCATTAAAAATTGTGGCACGCGCCGGGGTCGGTGTCGACAACATTGACATAGACGAAGCGACAAAGCACGGCGTAATCGTCATTAACGCTCCTAACGGCAATACCATTTCAACTGCAGAGCATACCTTTGCAATGTTTGCTTCTTTAATGAGACATATCCCCCAAGCAAATATTTCTGTGAAATCAAAAGAATGGAACCGGACAGCGTTTGTCGGTGCTGAACTTTATGGGAAGACATTAGGAATCGTCGGAATGGGAAGAATCGGAAGCGAGATCGCTTATCGGGCGAAAGCATTCGGAATGACGGTACATGTTTTCGACCCATTCCTTACCCAAGACCGCGCAGAAAAGCTAGGAGTGACTTCAAGTACATTTGATGAACTGCTGTCTGCTGCCGACATTATTACCGTCCATACCCCTTTAACAAAGGATACGAAAGGGCTTTTAAACAGAGAAACGATTGCAAAAACGAAAAAAGGCGTTCGCCTGATAAACTGTGCCCGAGGCGGGATCATTGATGAAGAGGCTCTTTATGAAGCATTGGAAAGCGGACAAGTTGCAGGTGCTGCATTAGATGTTTTTGAGGTAGAGCCTCCAGTGGACAATAAACTAGTGGATCACCCAAATGTTGTTGCTACTCCTCATCTTGGAGCATCTACAAAAGAGGCACAGTTAAATGTAGCTGCGCAGGTATCTGAAGAGGTTCTGCAATACGCTAAAGGCCAGCCAGTTCATTCGGCTATCAATTTGCCTGCCATGAGCAAAGATGCGTTCACCAAAATCCAACCGTATCATCAACTGGCTTCAAGAATCGGAAATCTTGTCTCTCAATGTATGCGGGAACCAGTTAAAGATGTTGCGATCGAATATGAAGGGTCTATTGAAGATTTAGAAACTTCCTTTATTACAAAAAGCCTTTTAGCCAGCTTTATCAGCCAACGCGTTGATTCCACTGTGAATGAAGTTAATGTTGGTATGATCGCCAGAGAACGAGGAATCAGCTTTAGCGAAAAGTTTTCAACTGCCGACAGCGGTTACGAAAACACTATTTCTGTAAAAGTAACAGGAGATTACTCTACATTTACTCTAATGGCTACACACATTCCTCACATTGGAGGACGAATCGTTTCTATAAATGGATTTACGATAGATTTCTATCCATCTGGCCACCTCATTTATATTCATCATCGTGATATGCCGGGAATTATCGGCAATGTTGGACAGATTTTGGGAGAACATGGAGTCAACATCGCTACGATGCAGGTAGGACGAAAAGAAAAAGGCGGAGAAGCAATCATGATGCTCTCGTTTGATCGCCAATTAGAAGAAGAAATTGTCGAAAAGCTGAAAAGCATATCTGACATAGTGTCTGTTCGTTCAATCGATTTGCCTAATTAA
- a CDS encoding ECF transporter S component, which produces MNKSNVRQLVVTSMLSSIAFVLMMLNFPFPGLPTYLKIDFSDVPAILATLLYGPVAGIVVEGIKNILHYIFQGSGVPIGQAANFIAGVLFILPVAFIYKRLQNTKGILFSLSVGTLIMTVVMSVLNYFLILPAYTWFFDFPVLSSDELRTAIVAGILPFNVIKGLIITILFAIIFANMRPWIMNQRKAFK; this is translated from the coding sequence TTGAATAAGAGCAATGTCAGGCAATTAGTCGTCACAAGTATGTTGAGCAGTATCGCATTTGTTTTGATGATGTTAAATTTTCCTTTTCCAGGATTGCCAACCTATTTAAAAATTGATTTTAGCGATGTTCCTGCAATTCTCGCTACTTTGCTATACGGACCTGTTGCGGGTATTGTGGTGGAAGGGATAAAAAATATATTGCATTACATTTTTCAAGGATCCGGGGTTCCGATCGGGCAGGCAGCCAATTTTATTGCCGGAGTCCTGTTTATTCTGCCGGTCGCATTTATATATAAAAGGCTGCAGAACACTAAGGGGATTTTGTTCAGCCTTTCTGTCGGTACGCTGATTATGACCGTTGTCATGAGCGTATTAAATTACTTTTTGATTTTACCCGCTTATACTTGGTTCTTTGATTTCCCAGTCTTGTCGTCAGATGAATTAAGAACTGCTATAGTCGCTGGTATCTTACCTTTTAATGTCATTAAGGGGCTGATTATTACAATCCTATTTGCCATTATCTTTGCAAATATGCGCCCTTGGATTATGAATCAGCGAAAAGCTTTTAAATAA
- a CDS encoding M23 family metallopeptidase, with protein MKFCHAVSLLISGILLLCLVVRTPFAIAEESKGKDWIQPVKGELTDLFGTREGKHKGIDIAASEGEEIRAVDDGVVEKSYYSSSYGHVIFLAHEDGYETVYAHLSKRMYREGEKVKRGEVIGIIGNTGISTGTHLHFEVHRGNWTPDKRFAVDPLHMIKKDQFQEQTVPVQAKTSVNNKKLMDVTVKKGDTLWSIAKEHHSTVVELMKINELKSAAIAPGDKLFLSAHGESTRMYVVKKGDTLFSVANKNGMSVQKLQRMNNLKTTVIHMNQKLYVITDPI; from the coding sequence TTGAAATTTTGTCATGCTGTAAGTCTTCTCATCTCTGGAATTCTTCTGCTTTGTTTAGTTGTGCGCACGCCTTTTGCAATAGCTGAGGAATCAAAAGGGAAGGATTGGATACAGCCGGTAAAAGGAGAGCTCACAGATTTATTTGGGACAAGAGAAGGTAAGCATAAGGGAATTGATATCGCTGCTTCAGAAGGTGAAGAAATTCGTGCCGTAGATGATGGGGTTGTAGAAAAGTCATATTACTCTTCATCATACGGACATGTGATTTTTTTGGCGCATGAAGACGGCTATGAAACCGTTTATGCTCATTTAAGCAAACGCATGTATCGTGAAGGTGAAAAGGTAAAAAGGGGCGAAGTCATTGGGATTATCGGAAATACGGGTATCTCGACAGGCACACACCTTCATTTTGAAGTGCATCGGGGAAACTGGACGCCGGACAAACGATTTGCGGTTGATCCATTACATATGATCAAAAAAGACCAATTTCAAGAGCAAACTGTACCTGTACAAGCAAAAACAAGTGTGAACAATAAGAAATTGATGGACGTAACGGTGAAAAAAGGGGATACCCTTTGGTCAATTGCAAAAGAACATCATTCAACAGTTGTTGAGTTAATGAAAATAAATGAGCTTAAATCTGCAGCGATCGCTCCCGGTGATAAGCTTTTTCTATCGGCACATGGCGAGTCAACGAGAATGTATGTGGTGAAAAAAGGAGATACGTTATTTAGCGTAGCGAATAAAAACGGAATGTCCGTTCAAAAATTGCAGCGCATGAACAATCTTAAAACTACGGTGATACATATGAATCAAAAACTATATGTCATCACTGATCCGATTTAA
- a CDS encoding ferredoxin has product MPKYTIVDKDTCIACGACGAAAPDIYDYDDEGIAYVTLDENKGVVEVPEVLEEDMMDAFEGCPTESIKVADEPFEGDPLKYE; this is encoded by the coding sequence ATGCCGAAATATACAATTGTAGATAAAGATACCTGCATTGCATGCGGAGCTTGCGGAGCGGCAGCACCTGATATCTACGACTACGATGATGAAGGAATCGCATATGTAACACTCGATGAAAATAAAGGGGTTGTAGAGGTTCCTGAAGTTTTAGAAGAAGATATGATGGATGCTTTTGAAGGATGCCCGACGGAATCAATTAAAGTCGCGGACGAACCTTTTGAAGGAGATCCGCTTAAATACGAATAA
- a CDS encoding ATP-binding protein, whose amino-acid sequence MKFWKSVVGKLWITILLLVSFVLFILTILLLEFIENYHVEEAENELTQLANKVAVILGNHEDQSQARSIAWELADELTSIAIVENEKEYWYSPGKKDLPSSITLQEINGDPELKQALASHKRVSKRKDHESGDKDERLIVGVPYDSGSQQGMVFLSQSLLAVKDTTAHTTRYIVLAAGIAIILTTVFAFFLSSRVTYPLRKMKESAQELAKGKFHTKIPKLTNDEIGELAVAFNQMGRQLKFHITALNQEKEHLSNILSSMADGVITINIDGTILMTNPPAERFLQSWYYERNMDVKEGEELPPEANEVFQRAVSTEKEQVVEITLQNRSWVLLMSPLYNQTDVRGAVAVLRDMTEERTLEKLRKDFIANVSHELRTPISMLQGYSEAIVDDIASSENEKKEIAKVIHEESLRMGRLVNDLLDLARMEAGHIALSYESVELKEFFVKVLRKFQGIAKEKDISLTSNLELSQGLFQMDPDKIEQVLTNLIDNAIRHTEKGGCVSVNVRTLNEGLKIEISDTGLGISEDDLPYIFERFYKADKARTRGEAGTGLGLAIVKNIVNAHNGTIHVHSKLNEGTQFTLFIPH is encoded by the coding sequence ATGAAATTTTGGAAGAGTGTTGTCGGAAAGCTTTGGATTACCATTCTTCTCCTCGTCTCCTTCGTATTATTCATTTTGACTATCCTGCTGCTTGAATTTATCGAAAACTATCATGTTGAAGAGGCAGAAAATGAATTAACACAGCTTGCAAACAAAGTGGCGGTTATCCTTGGAAATCATGAGGACCAGAGCCAAGCAAGATCGATTGCTTGGGAATTAGCAGACGAGCTGACAAGCATTGCCATTGTGGAAAATGAAAAAGAATATTGGTATTCTCCCGGAAAAAAAGACCTTCCGAGCTCTATTACATTACAGGAAATAAACGGTGATCCCGAGCTTAAGCAGGCGCTTGCCAGTCACAAAAGAGTGAGCAAACGAAAGGACCATGAAAGCGGAGATAAGGATGAACGGCTGATTGTAGGTGTTCCGTATGATTCCGGCAGCCAGCAAGGGATGGTTTTCTTATCCCAATCTCTTCTTGCGGTGAAAGATACGACGGCACATACGACACGATATATTGTTTTGGCCGCAGGAATTGCCATTATTCTTACAACCGTGTTTGCCTTCTTTTTATCGAGCCGTGTCACCTATCCACTTAGAAAAATGAAAGAAAGCGCCCAGGAACTCGCTAAGGGAAAATTCCATACGAAGATTCCGAAGCTGACAAATGATGAAATTGGCGAGCTTGCTGTTGCCTTTAACCAAATGGGAAGGCAATTGAAATTTCATATTACGGCATTGAATCAGGAGAAAGAGCACTTATCCAACATATTAAGCAGTATGGCCGATGGCGTCATTACAATTAATATTGACGGAACGATCTTAATGACTAACCCACCTGCTGAACGTTTTTTGCAGTCGTGGTATTACGAGAGAAATATGGACGTAAAGGAAGGCGAAGAGCTGCCTCCCGAAGCAAATGAAGTGTTTCAGAGAGCGGTCAGTACGGAAAAAGAGCAAGTAGTCGAAATAACGCTCCAGAACAGAAGCTGGGTATTACTGATGAGCCCGCTGTATAACCAGACGGATGTGAGAGGCGCTGTAGCCGTATTGCGCGATATGACAGAAGAGAGAACGTTGGAAAAGCTCAGAAAAGATTTTATTGCGAATGTCAGCCATGAATTGCGAACGCCGATCTCTATGCTTCAAGGCTATAGTGAAGCGATTGTTGACGATATTGCTAGCTCAGAAAACGAGAAAAAAGAAATCGCCAAGGTGATTCATGAGGAATCGCTCCGCATGGGCCGGCTCGTGAACGATTTGCTTGATCTGGCAAGAATGGAAGCCGGTCATATTGCACTTTCATATGAATCTGTTGAACTAAAAGAGTTCTTTGTGAAAGTTCTTCGCAAGTTCCAGGGGATCGCAAAGGAGAAAGACATTTCCTTGACTAGTAATCTGGAGTTATCACAAGGGTTATTCCAAATGGATCCGGATAAAATCGAACAGGTGCTGACGAATTTAATCGATAATGCCATTCGCCATACAGAAAAGGGCGGATGCGTGTCGGTGAATGTCCGAACTTTGAATGAAGGCCTGAAAATTGAAATATCCGATACAGGATTAGGAATTTCAGAAGACGATTTACCGTACATTTTTGAACGCTTTTATAAAGCGGATAAAGCCAGAACAAGAGGGGAAGCAGGAACAGGCTTAGGTCTTGCGATCGTAAAAAATATCGTGAATGCCCATAATGGGACGATTCATGTTCACAGCAAGCTAAATGAAGGAACGCAATTCACTTTATTCATACCGCATTAA
- the sigX gene encoding RNA polymerase sigma factor SigX, with protein MEETFQRIYENYHNDIFQFLFYMVKDKSQAEDLVQEVYIRVLKSYKNFEGRSSEKTWLLSIARHVAIDWFRKQQTLRQRMLGTFDWDKQEIKDSQQLPDELVEQNENLQEIYNALDECTIDQRSVIILRFIHGFSISETAEALTFSESKVKTTQHRGLKSLRKHLELLKEEQGFEEERVERRTDKGITKSTSNS; from the coding sequence TTGGAAGAAACCTTTCAAAGAATATATGAAAACTACCACAACGATATATTCCAATTTTTATTCTATATGGTGAAAGATAAATCTCAAGCTGAGGATCTAGTTCAAGAAGTATACATAAGAGTGCTTAAATCCTATAAAAACTTTGAAGGCAGGAGCAGTGAAAAAACCTGGCTGCTATCGATTGCAAGGCACGTCGCCATTGATTGGTTTAGAAAGCAGCAAACATTAAGGCAGCGAATGCTCGGGACTTTCGATTGGGATAAGCAGGAAATCAAAGACTCGCAGCAGCTTCCAGATGAATTGGTTGAGCAAAATGAAAATTTGCAGGAAATTTACAATGCATTAGATGAATGTACGATCGACCAAAGATCGGTTATTATTCTCAGATTTATCCATGGGTTTTCGATATCCGAAACGGCTGAGGCGTTGACGTTCTCTGAAAGCAAAGTAAAAACAACACAGCATAGAGGTTTAAAATCACTTCGCAAACATCTGGAGCTTTTGAAGGAGGAACAGGGATTTGAAGAAGAACGAGTGGAACGAAGAACGGATAAAGGTATTACTAAATCAACTTCCAACAGTTAA